A single genomic interval of Chloracidobacterium validum harbors:
- the rph gene encoding ribonuclease PH, translated as MRSGGRAVNALRTVQLTPNVNKYAEGSVQVEFGDTRVICLATVEDKVPPFLKGKGTGWVTAEYAMLPRATDQRTPREVTRGNPSGRTHEIQRLIGRSLRAVVDFAKLGERTVYLDCDVTQADGGTRTAAITGAFVALVLAVRKLQMAGVVTHMPVTDYLAAVSVGMVNGLPMLDLDYREDSKAEVDMNVVGTGDGRLVEVQGTAEQRPFTREQMNTLLDLATHGIRELITRQRQLLGLLE; from the coding sequence ATGCGAAGTGGTGGGCGAGCCGTCAACGCGCTGCGAACCGTACAGCTAACACCAAATGTGAACAAATATGCCGAAGGTTCCGTGCAGGTCGAGTTCGGCGATACACGAGTGATTTGCCTTGCCACCGTCGAAGACAAGGTTCCGCCGTTTCTCAAAGGCAAGGGAACGGGCTGGGTGACGGCGGAGTACGCCATGCTGCCGCGCGCTACCGACCAGCGTACCCCGCGTGAAGTCACCCGCGGCAACCCCTCCGGCCGAACGCACGAAATCCAACGCCTGATCGGTCGTAGCCTGCGCGCGGTGGTGGACTTTGCCAAGCTCGGCGAGCGCACGGTTTACCTTGACTGTGATGTTACGCAGGCGGATGGCGGGACGCGCACGGCGGCCATCACGGGCGCGTTTGTCGCGCTGGTGCTCGCCGTGCGCAAGCTTCAGATGGCCGGCGTCGTGACGCACATGCCGGTGACGGACTACCTGGCCGCCGTCAGTGTCGGCATGGTCAACGGCCTGCCCATGCTCGACCTGGACTACCGTGAAGACTCAAAGGCCGAAGTCGATATGAATGTCGTTGGCACCGGCGATGGTCGTTTGGTTGAAGTTCAGGGCACCGCCGAACAACGTCCTTTCACCCGCGAACAAATGAATACCCTGCTTGATCTTGCCACCCACGGAATTCGGGAGTTAATTACGCGCCAGCGCCAACTGCTAGGGCTTTTGGAATAA
- a CDS encoding GNAT family N-acetyltransferase: MKDFFDPSFYNASFYIAPMLESDLAAVVELEQVTRLNPWGYDGYRSELRHNPLAVMLVARGRAPFVTRPIYGFLAGRVQLSARHDGRELHIANVAVHPEVQRQGLGRRLLKEAFYTGRLYGATTAFLEVRQSNTGAKALYTSLGFTQIAHKRGFYANPTEDGLLMEAAL, encoded by the coding sequence ATGAAGGATTTTTTTGACCCTAGTTTCTACAACGCCAGTTTTTATATTGCGCCAATGTTGGAAAGCGATTTGGCGGCGGTGGTGGAACTGGAGCAAGTCACACGCTTGAATCCGTGGGGCTATGATGGGTATCGCTCAGAGTTACGCCACAATCCACTGGCGGTCATGCTGGTGGCGCGTGGACGAGCGCCGTTTGTGACTCGTCCCATTTATGGATTCCTGGCCGGACGGGTTCAGCTTTCAGCCCGTCATGATGGACGGGAACTACATATTGCCAATGTGGCGGTTCATCCTGAAGTCCAGCGGCAGGGACTGGGGCGGCGGCTGTTGAAGGAAGCCTTTTACACCGGGCGACTGTACGGGGCGACAACGGCCTTCCTTGAAGTGCGTCAGTCGAATACGGGCGCCAAGGCCCTCTACACGTCGTTGGGCTTTACCCAAATCGCCCATAAACGTGGATTCTATGCCAACCCTACCGAAGACGGGCTGCTCATGGAAGCTGCCCTGTAA
- a CDS encoding glutamine amidotransferase-related protein — protein MTSLITILDDESSAAFNVAHAIAALGWMPEVRPLARAGLTASEASSPAHLVLVTGSAPATMQATIDELVAAQLGHAALVGIGNGALALALALGVRLPEERPVGPGIVEVCHDGCLAFGNLNYRFRARIPRLPHLGREALPEFLEMTATTPSGALLAFRHQTHPCEGVLFHPESSGTPEGLRWFANVFGVRASS, from the coding sequence ATGACCAGCCTCATTACCATTCTGGATGATGAGAGTTCGGCGGCTTTCAACGTCGCCCACGCTATCGCTGCCCTCGGCTGGATGCCCGAGGTTCGCCCGCTGGCACGCGCCGGACTAACGGCATCTGAGGCGTCATCCCCAGCGCACTTGGTGCTGGTGACTGGGAGCGCCCCGGCTACGATGCAGGCTACGATTGATGAACTCGTTGCCGCGCAACTCGGACATGCCGCATTGGTGGGCATTGGCAATGGCGCGCTGGCGCTGGCGCTGGCGCTTGGCGTGCGCTTGCCTGAAGAACGTCCGGTTGGGCCGGGCATTGTTGAGGTTTGCCACGACGGTTGTTTGGCGTTTGGCAATCTCAACTACCGCTTTCGGGCGCGGATACCACGCTTGCCGCACCTGGGGCGCGAAGCCTTGCCGGAGTTTTTAGAGATGACGGCAACGACGCCGTCCGGGGCGCTGCTCGCCTTTCGGCATCAGACCCATCCCTGCGAAGGGGTGTTGTTTCATCCCGAATCAAGCGGCACGCCGGAGGGCTTGCGCTGGTTTGCGAATGTCTTCGGCGTTAGGGCTAGCAGTTAG
- the csm6 gene encoding CRISPR-associated ring nuclease Csm6, whose amino-acid sequence MPDRAPADYERRILLLVTGMTPQVVTETLYALCHQHPPFIPTEVHLATTLEGAERARLSLLSDDPGWFRRLCQDYRLPPIQFDASHIHILQDQSGTPLSDIRTPEDNERAADQLTRLVRDLTTDEAAALHVSLAGGRKTMGYYLGYALSLFGRPQDRLSHVLVSEPFESSWSFFYPTPYERIIETKDGKLADCATAQVMLAEIPFVRLRDGLPPALLKGQVTMSAAVAAANRSLQPPRLVLDLLKEEVWADDLNIDVKPTELALLLWLAERVQQGKPEVEWRNVEAANEFLTYGQRILNPYGGDYERMKQALESCKDDNERAKYFGPHKSRLKKAFEEALGKKAANRYVIARSGKRNDATYSCYYLPLEADQIEIRTS is encoded by the coding sequence ATGCCAGACCGTGCACCGGCTGATTACGAACGCCGGATTCTTTTGCTTGTCACCGGGATGACGCCCCAAGTCGTCACGGAAACGCTTTACGCGCTCTGTCACCAGCATCCGCCATTCATCCCGACCGAGGTTCACTTGGCAACGACGCTGGAGGGAGCAGAGCGTGCTCGCTTGTCACTGCTTTCTGATGATCCCGGCTGGTTTCGTCGGCTGTGCCAGGATTACAGACTGCCACCAATCCAGTTTGACGCAAGCCACATTCACATCTTGCAGGATCAGTCCGGGACTCCACTGAGCGACATTCGGACACCTGAGGATAATGAGCGAGCGGCTGACCAGCTCACTAGGCTGGTGCGTGACTTAACAACTGACGAAGCGGCGGCACTCCATGTCTCGTTGGCCGGTGGCCGTAAAACGATGGGTTACTACCTTGGCTATGCGCTGTCGTTGTTCGGGCGTCCGCAAGATCGGTTGTCGCATGTGCTGGTCAGCGAACCATTCGAGTCGAGCTGGTCATTTTTTTATCCAACACCGTATGAGCGCATCATCGAGACGAAAGATGGAAAGCTGGCCGATTGCGCCACGGCGCAAGTCATGCTGGCCGAGATTCCCTTTGTGCGCCTGCGTGATGGCTTGCCGCCAGCATTGCTGAAAGGTCAAGTGACCATGAGCGCGGCCGTGGCAGCCGCCAATCGCAGCCTGCAACCACCTCGGCTTGTTCTCGACCTCCTGAAGGAAGAGGTTTGGGCCGATGACCTCAACATTGACGTAAAACCGACCGAGCTTGCGCTCTTGCTGTGGCTGGCCGAGCGTGTCCAGCAAGGCAAGCCGGAAGTCGAGTGGCGCAACGTCGAGGCAGCCAACGAATTTCTCACCTATGGACAGCGCATCCTGAATCCTTACGGGGGCGACTATGAGCGGATGAAGCAGGCTCTTGAAAGCTGCAAAGATGATAATGAGCGGGCCAAGTACTTTGGACCGCACAAGTCGCGTCTCAAAAAGGCCTTTGAGGAAGCTCTTGGGAAAAAAGCTGCCAACCGGTACGTCATTGCTCGCTCCGGTAAGCGGAACGACGCCACGTATAGCTGCTACTACTTGCCGCTTGAGGCAGACCAGATTGAGATTAGGACGAGCTGA
- a CDS encoding 4a-hydroxytetrahydrobiopterin dehydratase — protein sequence MSKTRPMLLDESDLEARLRELPAWQRQDQRLTRTLTFRNFADALDFVNRVGKLAEEADHHPDILLHNWNQVTLTLWTHDAGGLTMLDVSLAHKINAITG from the coding sequence ATGTCTAAAACCCGCCCCATGTTACTCGACGAAAGCGATCTCGAAGCGAGATTGCGTGAGCTTCCCGCCTGGCAGCGCCAAGACCAGCGGTTGACGCGAACGCTGACCTTTCGCAACTTTGCCGACGCACTGGACTTCGTCAACCGCGTCGGCAAGCTGGCTGAAGAGGCTGATCATCATCCCGACATCCTGCTGCACAACTGGAATCAAGTCACGCTGACACTCTGGACACACGATGCCGGTGGGCTGACCATGCTGGATGTGAGTTTGGCTCACAAAATCAATGCTATTACCGGTTAG
- a CDS encoding ATP-binding response regulator, which produces MSQTQPPVDPSLNSLLATLSPLNLLRSLSHELRAPLAAILGWTEWLLEGTTEAHQPAEGIRHIRSAAEKMLQLLDDYYDLARFGDEEATATAATDLLVTLRRICHGLDLVAQQRRQTLRIEAEDRIPSLAVSPTLRRALWLVVRYLLRAAPEGATVTLSPDLAASPLRLLVSSDQGLSETADPGGLNLARLFITREGGTLAVERLQDTWRLIIQLPTVHPTSATDLPSFTESPQLLNPIPSTISDTKKVLVIDDDENLLKLLGAVVSAAGYRPYLAASGVRGVEAARATAPDVVLLDIGMPGMDGFATFNALRTEPCLAKSKIVALTAYTSVSERERIARHGFDGFIPKPFRREQLIQVLSELSV; this is translated from the coding sequence ATGTCGCAAACGCAGCCACCCGTTGACCCTAGTTTGAACAGTTTGCTTGCGACGCTATCGCCACTCAACCTTCTCCGTAGCCTGTCACATGAGCTGCGCGCCCCGCTTGCCGCCATTTTGGGTTGGACGGAATGGCTCCTGGAAGGCACCACCGAGGCGCACCAACCGGCGGAAGGCATTCGGCATATTCGGTCGGCGGCGGAAAAGATGCTGCAACTTCTGGATGATTACTACGACTTGGCGCGATTTGGTGATGAGGAAGCCACCGCAACGGCCGCGACGGACCTCCTGGTTACACTTCGTCGGATTTGCCATGGACTGGATTTAGTCGCCCAGCAACGCCGCCAGACCCTTCGGATTGAAGCCGAAGACCGAATCCCTTCCCTGGCGGTGTCCCCAACCCTTCGGCGGGCGCTCTGGTTGGTCGTTCGCTATCTGCTCCGCGCGGCCCCAGAGGGCGCGACGGTAACACTTTCTCCAGACTTGGCAGCGAGTCCGCTGCGGTTGTTGGTAAGCAGCGATCAGGGGCTAAGCGAGACGGCCGATCCAGGTGGGCTAAACTTGGCCCGGTTGTTTATCACCCGTGAAGGTGGCACGTTGGCGGTTGAACGACTCCAGGATACCTGGAGATTGATTATCCAGTTGCCGACGGTTCACCCGACAAGCGCGACCGACTTGCCAAGCTTTACTGAATCACCGCAACTTTTGAATCCCATCCCTTCGACCATCTCGGATACCAAGAAAGTCCTGGTCATTGACGATGATGAGAATCTGCTAAAACTGCTTGGCGCGGTGGTCAGCGCGGCGGGGTATCGCCCTTACTTGGCAGCAAGCGGGGTGCGCGGCGTTGAAGCTGCCCGTGCCACCGCGCCGGATGTCGTCCTGTTAGACATCGGTATGCCCGGCATGGATGGCTTCGCCACCTTTAATGCCCTGCGCACCGAGCCTTGTCTTGCGAAGTCGAAAATCGTGGCATTGACGGCTTACACCAGCGTGTCGGAACGCGAGCGCATTGCCCGTCACGGTTTTGATGGTTTCATTCCAAAGCCATTCCGACGCGAACAGTTGATTCAAGTGCTTTCTGAACTTTCAGTCTGA
- a CDS encoding DegT/DnrJ/EryC1/StrS family aminotransferase, with protein MKLPRGLSWQSRLLKKFPETISHTDGHVPILDLESQYQSLRPALQAAFERVCTSRQFVLGEEVAAFESEAASYLGVAHAVGVNSGTDALVIALRALDIGPGDEVITTPFSFFATAEAISLVGAKPVFVDIEAESFNLDPRGIANHITPRTRALMPVHLFGRPAAMGAVLEAAERHGLAVIEDAAQAFGARYLPPCAECNGQRCTSATQTRLRGRFVGTLGTLGAFSFYPSKNLGAYGDGGLIVTHDAQLAERARKLRSHGSLVAYQNEMLGYNSRLDAIQAAILRVKLPYVEAWNSARRRIAEQYNAALARLPGLVTPDISPGHVFHQYTVRILGARRDIVRQLLTAQGIGTMVYYPTPIHRLPVYAGQFPPQPVSEAVAGDVLSLPIWPELTDAARGRVVDALEQALAAA; from the coding sequence ATGAAGTTGCCGCGCGGACTGAGCTGGCAAAGCCGCTTGCTGAAGAAGTTTCCTGAGACCATCTCGCATACAGACGGCCATGTGCCGATCTTGGATCTGGAATCGCAGTATCAGTCCCTCCGTCCGGCGCTCCAGGCAGCGTTCGAGCGCGTGTGTACTTCGCGGCAGTTCGTTCTGGGCGAAGAGGTTGCTGCCTTTGAGTCGGAAGCGGCCAGTTACTTGGGTGTCGCCCATGCCGTTGGCGTCAACTCCGGCACGGACGCCCTCGTGATTGCCCTGCGCGCCCTGGACATCGGCCCCGGCGATGAGGTCATCACCACGCCGTTTTCATTTTTCGCCACGGCTGAAGCCATCAGCCTCGTCGGGGCCAAGCCGGTCTTCGTGGACATCGAGGCCGAAAGCTTCAACCTCGATCCACGCGGCATTGCAAACCATATCACCCCGCGCACGCGCGCGCTGATGCCCGTTCACCTCTTCGGCCGTCCGGCTGCGATGGGGGCGGTGCTTGAAGCCGCCGAGCGCCATGGTTTGGCTGTTATCGAAGACGCGGCCCAGGCCTTCGGCGCGCGATACCTTCCGCCCTGTGCCGAGTGCAACGGTCAGCGCTGCACGTCCGCTACGCAGACACGACTACGCGGACGCTTCGTTGGGACGCTCGGAACGCTGGGCGCATTTTCGTTCTACCCATCCAAAAACCTCGGCGCGTACGGCGATGGCGGTTTGATCGTCACGCATGATGCCCAACTGGCCGAACGCGCCCGCAAACTGCGGTCGCATGGGTCGCTGGTGGCTTATCAAAATGAAATGCTGGGCTACAACTCCCGGCTCGATGCCATTCAGGCGGCAATTCTGCGCGTCAAGCTGCCGTACGTCGAGGCCTGGAACAGCGCGCGGCGACGCATTGCGGAGCAATATAACGCCGCGCTTGCCCGACTGCCGGGACTGGTAACGCCGGACATCTCGCCAGGTCATGTCTTCCACCAATATACAGTGCGAATTTTGGGTGCGCGCCGCGACATCGTGCGTCAATTACTGACGGCGCAGGGCATCGGGACGATGGTTTACTACCCAACCCCGATTCACCGCCTGCCGGTCTATGCTGGTCAGTTCCCCCCGCAGCCCGTCAGCGAAGCCGTCGCTGGTGACGTGTTGAGCCTGCCCATCTGGCCGGAGCTGACCGATGCGGCGCGTGGTCGTGTGGTTGACGCGCTTGAGCAAGCGCTGGCCGCGGCGTAG
- the ribD gene encoding bifunctional diaminohydroxyphosphoribosylaminopyrimidine deaminase/5-amino-6-(5-phosphoribosylamino)uracil reductase RibD, with protein sequence MMPSQHDILMRETLRLAEQGYGRVSPRPLVGSLVVQQGVIVGRGFYHEPEPAHAEVWALREAGARARGATLYVNLEPCSHHGRTPPCTEAIIAAGIHRVVASIRDPNPQVNGRGFEQLRAAGIEVLTDVLAVEGVKLNEVFIVNQLEHRPFVHLKLAVSLDGKIATCTGQSQWLTGAAARLAGQNLRHRYDAIAVGMGTVLADDPQLTDRTGQYRHRPLARVVFGSARARLPLTGRLAQTARQIPTWLVTVNSAGNTADLAELEELGVRLLRVEADAQGRPHLDQSLAGLFSEGIASLLVEGGSALAGTFVDHRLVDKVTWFIAPRIIGGATSLSAIGGCGAATLNDTLDLAEVTAEPAGSDWALTGYAGQTIKQALADAHRAAAQLVLP encoded by the coding sequence ATGATGCCGTCACAACATGACATCCTGATGCGTGAAACGCTGCGCCTTGCCGAACAAGGATACGGTCGGGTCAGCCCACGTCCATTGGTGGGGTCACTGGTCGTCCAGCAGGGTGTCATCGTGGGGCGTGGCTTCTATCATGAACCAGAGCCAGCCCATGCCGAAGTGTGGGCGCTGCGCGAAGCCGGCGCGCGTGCGCGCGGCGCAACACTGTATGTCAATCTCGAACCCTGTTCCCACCACGGCCGGACGCCTCCCTGCACCGAAGCCATCATTGCGGCCGGCATTCACCGGGTCGTGGCCAGCATTCGGGACCCCAATCCACAGGTCAACGGACGCGGATTTGAGCAGTTGCGCGCGGCTGGAATTGAAGTTTTGACGGATGTCCTGGCGGTGGAAGGCGTCAAACTGAATGAGGTTTTCATCGTCAATCAGCTTGAGCACCGACCCTTTGTCCATCTCAAGCTCGCCGTGAGCCTGGATGGGAAAATTGCTACGTGCACAGGACAGTCCCAGTGGCTGACCGGTGCGGCAGCACGTTTGGCCGGGCAGAACCTCCGCCACCGCTACGATGCCATCGCGGTCGGCATGGGCACGGTTCTCGCCGACGATCCCCAACTGACTGACCGAACCGGACAGTACCGCCACCGGCCACTGGCGCGGGTCGTGTTCGGCTCGGCGCGCGCGCGCCTGCCACTGACGGGGCGACTTGCCCAGACAGCACGCCAGATTCCAACTTGGTTGGTTACGGTGAACTCGGCAGGCAATACGGCAGACTTGGCTGAACTTGAGGAATTGGGGGTTCGCCTCCTGCGGGTGGAAGCTGATGCTCAGGGTCGCCCACACCTCGACCAATCGCTTGCCGGACTCTTTTCAGAGGGTATAGCCAGCCTCCTTGTCGAGGGCGGAAGCGCGTTGGCCGGGACGTTTGTGGATCACCGCCTCGTTGATAAAGTCACTTGGTTCATTGCGCCGCGCATCATTGGGGGGGCCACGTCCCTGAGCGCCATCGGCGGATGTGGCGCGGCGACACTGAACGATACCCTCGACTTGGCAGAGGTCACGGCCGAGCCGGCGGGATCGGACTGGGCGCTCACCGGCTATGCGGGGCAGACCATCAAACAGGCGCTTGCGGACGCCCACCGCGCCGCCGCGCAACTTGTTCTGCCCTAA
- a CDS encoding bifunctional 5,10-methylenetetrahydrofolate dehydrogenase/5,10-methenyltetrahydrofolate cyclohydrolase: MTKVTARILDGVGLSLKLNGETVDRCAALTQAGVQPGLAAVLVGDNPASRTYVTSKSKMCVRLGLRTEVLSLPEHATTLDLLGVIKTLNVRTNIHGILVQMPLPPQIDVPTVIEAIDPAKDVDGFHPVSVGRLALKQAGFVPCTPAGILELLKLYCIPLRGQRVVVLGRSNIVGLPLSLLLLHQDATVTVCHSHTKEVAAIARSADVLIAAIGKTAFVTEDFIKPGAVVVDVGINRITTREQVLEYFGDNAERLADLEKKGYTLIGDVHPRHAAERARYVTPVPGGVGPLTIAMLMRNTVVAAERAYAERACQG; the protein is encoded by the coding sequence ATGACTAAGGTGACGGCTCGTATTCTGGATGGCGTAGGGCTTTCTCTGAAGCTCAATGGAGAGACCGTGGACCGGTGTGCCGCCTTGACCCAGGCCGGCGTTCAGCCAGGACTAGCCGCCGTCCTGGTCGGTGATAACCCGGCGTCACGCACCTATGTCACGAGCAAGTCCAAGATGTGCGTCCGGCTCGGATTACGCACCGAAGTGTTGTCGTTGCCAGAACATGCGACAACGCTTGACCTCCTGGGGGTGATCAAGACGCTCAACGTGCGGACCAACATTCATGGCATTCTCGTCCAGATGCCGCTCCCGCCGCAGATTGACGTGCCAACCGTCATCGAAGCCATTGACCCGGCAAAAGATGTGGATGGCTTCCACCCGGTCAGTGTGGGGCGCTTGGCGCTGAAGCAAGCGGGCTTCGTGCCCTGTACGCCGGCCGGCATTCTTGAGCTGCTCAAGCTCTACTGCATCCCGCTGCGCGGGCAACGGGTCGTCGTGTTGGGCCGCAGCAACATCGTTGGGTTGCCGCTGTCGTTGCTCCTGCTGCACCAGGATGCAACGGTGACGGTATGCCATTCTCACACCAAGGAGGTGGCTGCCATCGCCCGCTCGGCGGATGTCCTGATTGCGGCAATTGGGAAGACGGCTTTTGTCACGGAAGACTTCATCAAACCTGGCGCCGTGGTGGTGGATGTCGGGATCAATCGCATTACCACCCGTGAGCAAGTCCTGGAATACTTTGGCGACAACGCGGAGCGACTGGCCGATCTTGAAAAGAAAGGCTACACGCTGATTGGGGACGTTCACCCGCGCCACGCCGCCGAACGGGCACGCTATGTCACCCCTGTGCCGGGCGGCGTTGGACCACTCACGATTGCGATGCTTATGCGCAATACGGTAGTCGCCGCCGAGCGGGCTTACGCCGAGCGCGCTTGTCAAGGGTAG